From the Nocardiopsis changdeensis genome, one window contains:
- a CDS encoding tyrosine recombinase XerC — protein MSPLDGFAAHLAGELGRSPHTVRGYLADLRSLLEDLEEQGLEVGDLDVPAVRAWLSRARDRGAGRSTVARRVAAVRAFTRYLHREGVLAADPGPRLSAPSQRRALPAVLDEAQAEAALSRPVDDTPVGTRRRAVVELLYATGVRVAELCSLDVDDVDRARTTVRVVGKGDKERTVPVGAPALDALDDWLAAGRPALVGPSSGPALFLGVRGGRLDVRRAREDVHAHLGAAGLDAAPHDLRHSAATHLLNGGADLRSVQEFLGHASPRSTQIYTHVSVDRLRDVYRRSHPRA, from the coding sequence GTGAGCCCGCTCGACGGCTTCGCCGCCCACCTGGCGGGCGAGCTGGGCCGCTCCCCGCACACCGTGCGCGGCTACCTCGCGGACCTGCGGTCCCTGCTGGAGGACCTGGAAGAGCAGGGGCTGGAGGTCGGCGACCTCGACGTGCCCGCGGTGCGCGCCTGGCTGTCCCGCGCCCGCGACCGGGGGGCGGGCCGCTCCACCGTCGCCCGCCGGGTGGCCGCCGTCCGCGCCTTCACCCGCTACCTGCACCGCGAGGGCGTGCTCGCCGCCGACCCGGGGCCGCGCCTGTCCGCCCCGTCCCAGCGGCGCGCGCTGCCCGCCGTCCTGGACGAGGCCCAGGCCGAGGCCGCGCTGTCGCGCCCGGTGGACGACACCCCGGTGGGCACCCGCCGCCGCGCCGTGGTGGAGCTGCTCTACGCCACGGGCGTGCGCGTCGCCGAGCTGTGCTCCCTGGACGTGGACGACGTCGACCGCGCCCGCACCACCGTGCGCGTCGTCGGCAAGGGCGACAAGGAGCGCACCGTTCCGGTGGGCGCCCCGGCCCTGGACGCCCTGGACGACTGGCTCGCCGCCGGCCGTCCGGCCCTGGTCGGCCCGTCCAGCGGCCCGGCCCTGTTCCTGGGCGTGCGTGGCGGGCGCCTGGACGTGCGCCGCGCCCGCGAGGACGTCCACGCCCACCTGGGCGCCGCGGGCCTGGACGCCGCCCCGCACGACCTGCGCCACAGCGCCGCCACCCACCTCCTCAACGGCGGCGCCGACCTGCGCAGCGTCCAGGAGTTCCTCGGCCACGCCAGCCCCCGCAGCACGCAGATCTACACCCACGTCTCCGTCGACCGCCTCCGCGACGTCTACCGCCGCTCCCACCCCCGCGCCTGA
- a CDS encoding SDR family NAD(P)-dependent oxidoreductase translates to MSRPLRDLLSGGRRDPRGLRVLVTGASGTFGRALCTRLSDAGARVVGLDARPRGDDPVEVLACDLTDDAAVPAAVAGALSRLGGLDLLVNNAGIGGPAPAELPPSAEVRRQLDVNLLGAWRVGAACVDALVDSRGRVVMVSSRMAVMQLPLAAAYGASKRALVAYADALRLELAPHVTVTCVYPSMVRSPIHDSTARAGLSLEGMSTYESLDGVVDTVLLAGLSRRPRRDLPTTRRGAVEFFLARHLPAVTDRIVARALAARVRSGALDGAEPARGVVRRTAPPEAR, encoded by the coding sequence ATGAGCCGACCCCTGCGCGACCTGCTGTCCGGCGGCCGCCGCGACCCCCGCGGCCTGCGCGTCCTGGTCACCGGGGCCTCGGGCACCTTCGGCCGGGCCCTGTGCACGAGGCTGAGCGACGCGGGCGCGCGGGTCGTCGGGCTGGACGCCCGCCCCCGCGGGGACGACCCCGTCGAGGTCCTCGCCTGCGACCTCACCGACGACGCCGCGGTGCCCGCGGCCGTCGCCGGGGCGCTGTCCCGGCTGGGCGGGCTCGACCTGCTGGTCAACAACGCCGGGATCGGCGGGCCCGCACCGGCCGAGCTGCCCCCGAGCGCCGAGGTCCGCCGCCAGCTGGACGTCAACCTGCTCGGCGCCTGGCGGGTCGGCGCCGCCTGCGTGGACGCCCTCGTCGACTCCCGGGGCCGGGTGGTCATGGTGTCCTCGCGCATGGCCGTCATGCAGCTGCCCCTGGCCGCCGCCTACGGGGCCTCCAAACGCGCGCTCGTCGCCTACGCCGACGCCCTGCGCCTGGAGCTGGCCCCGCACGTGACCGTCACCTGCGTCTACCCGTCGATGGTGCGCAGCCCCATCCACGACTCGACCGCCCGGGCGGGGCTGTCCCTGGAGGGGATGAGCACCTACGAGAGCCTGGACGGGGTCGTGGACACCGTGCTGCTGGCGGGGCTGTCGCGCCGTCCCCGCCGCGACCTGCCGACCACCCGCCGGGGCGCGGTCGAGTTCTTCCTGGCCCGGCACCTCCCGGCGGTCACCGACCGGATCGTCGCCCGCGCCCTGGCCGCCCGGGTCCGCTCCGGGGCCCTCGACGGGGCCGAACCCGCCCGCGGCGTGGTCCGGCGCACCGCTCCGCCGGAGGCGCGCTGA
- a CDS encoding phosphatidate cytidylyltransferase gives MTTPSSGSGGDDHSPEHRPDDDQQVGPGDAGADRAAGQRFVLHKPGGEPVKTGRNLPVAIASGCLLGALVFFSIFPWPALFTIITSAGVLIGMRELNRAFASKGMDVAVVPLAAGGVAMQVAAYFGGPEWLLGATALTAIAALVWRLRGGADGFVADTSASMFTLVYLPFLLGTWLLLIAHPEDGQQRLVTFIVVTISSDIGGYFAGILLGRHKMAPVISPNKTWEGFGGSVLGCALAGALCVVLMLDGPWWVGVVLGLAVVLAATVGDLIESLFKRDLGIKDMGRFMPGHGGLMDRLDSLLIAGPVVWIVLSLLL, from the coding sequence GTGACGACTCCTTCCAGCGGCTCCGGAGGCGATGACCACTCGCCGGAGCACAGACCCGACGACGATCAGCAGGTCGGCCCCGGCGACGCCGGGGCCGACAGGGCCGCCGGTCAGCGCTTCGTGCTGCACAAGCCGGGAGGTGAGCCGGTCAAGACGGGCCGCAACCTCCCGGTGGCCATCGCCAGCGGCTGCCTCCTGGGCGCACTGGTCTTCTTCTCGATCTTCCCCTGGCCCGCGCTGTTCACGATCATCACCTCCGCGGGGGTGCTGATCGGCATGCGCGAGCTCAACCGGGCGTTCGCCAGCAAGGGGATGGACGTCGCGGTGGTCCCCCTGGCCGCCGGCGGCGTCGCCATGCAGGTGGCCGCCTACTTCGGCGGCCCCGAGTGGCTGCTGGGCGCCACCGCCCTGACCGCGATCGCCGCCCTGGTGTGGCGGTTGCGGGGCGGGGCGGACGGGTTCGTCGCCGACACGTCGGCGAGCATGTTCACCCTGGTCTACCTCCCCTTCCTGCTGGGGACGTGGCTGCTGCTGATCGCCCACCCCGAGGACGGCCAGCAGCGCCTGGTGACGTTCATCGTGGTGACGATCTCCAGCGACATCGGCGGTTACTTCGCCGGGATCCTGCTGGGCCGGCACAAGATGGCGCCGGTGATCAGCCCGAACAAGACCTGGGAGGGCTTCGGCGGCTCCGTGCTCGGCTGCGCCCTGGCCGGGGCCCTGTGCGTGGTGCTGATGCTCGACGGCCCCTGGTGGGTCGGCGTGGTCCTGGGGCTGGCCGTCGTCCTGGCCGCGACGGTCGGCGACCTCATCGAGTCGCTGTTCAAACGCGACCTGGGGATCAAGGACATGGGCCGGTTCATGCCGGGCCACGGCGGCCTGATGGACCGGCTGGACTCCCTGCTCATCGCGGGGCCGGTGGTGTGGATCGTGCTCAGCCTGCTCCTGTGA
- the frr gene encoding ribosome recycling factor, whose amino-acid sequence MIEETLLEAEEKMEKAVIVAKEDFAAIRTGRPTPATFNKITVDYYGAPTPINQLASFSVPEPRMVVISPFDVNSRTSIINAIRNSDLGVNPSDDGQVIRVVFPDLSEERRKEYVKVARTKGEDAKISIRNVRRRAKDAFEKAVKAGEVGEDEAHRAQAELDELSHKYVASVDELLKHKESELLEV is encoded by the coding sequence ATGATCGAAGAGACCCTCCTCGAAGCCGAGGAGAAGATGGAGAAGGCCGTCATCGTCGCCAAGGAGGACTTCGCGGCGATCCGCACCGGGCGTCCCACGCCGGCGACGTTCAACAAGATCACCGTGGACTACTACGGCGCGCCGACGCCGATCAACCAGCTCGCGTCCTTCTCGGTCCCCGAGCCGCGCATGGTGGTCATCTCACCGTTCGACGTCAACTCCCGGACCTCGATCATCAACGCCATCCGCAACAGCGACCTCGGCGTCAACCCGTCCGACGACGGCCAGGTCATCCGGGTCGTCTTCCCGGACCTGTCCGAGGAGCGCCGCAAGGAGTACGTGAAGGTCGCGCGCACCAAGGGCGAGGACGCCAAGATCTCGATCCGCAACGTCCGCCGCCGCGCCAAGGACGCCTTCGAGAAGGCCGTCAAGGCGGGCGAGGTCGGCGAGGACGAGGCCCACCGTGCGCAGGCGGAGCTGGACGAGCTGTCCCACAAGTACGTCGCCTCCGTCGACGAGCTCCTCAAGCACAAGGAATCGGAACTCCTTGAGGTCTAG
- a CDS encoding flavin-containing monooxygenase produces the protein MSRPRVAVIGAGAAGLAAAKALLDRGLEPVVHERGDRPGGLWVRTAPGSPAYASLHLNTSRGRTGFAARPMPRTWPDYPSADLVAGYLADYADAFGVTGHIRFGTDVTSVERTEDGRWEVAAGRDTARYDAVVVANGHNREPRMPAAAYPGDFSGVHMHARDYSDPEPFRGRRVLVVGTGNSAMDIAVDASHVARGPVLLSARRGVHIVPKYLFGRPSDATGGALAVLPWRIRQAVAQTLLRLAVGRPQDYGLPAPSGGLLQNHPTVSDTVLSRLTHGEIVVRPGIARFEGDRAVFADGSGDAVDTVVWATGYRVALPFLDERWTGPDPERLPLYKRVFHLDDPSLAFVGLMQSTGAALPVVEAQGELVAAHLAGEYALPDPAAQRRAVARDLRAATARWGDRRPMMRVDFDHYVADLPRERAAGARRLAARPERAFAPARPQESPR, from the coding sequence ATGAGCCGCCCACGCGTCGCCGTCATCGGAGCCGGGGCGGCGGGTCTGGCCGCCGCCAAGGCCCTGCTGGACCGCGGCCTGGAACCGGTGGTCCACGAACGCGGCGACCGCCCCGGCGGGCTGTGGGTGCGCACGGCCCCCGGCTCCCCGGCCTACGCCTCCCTGCACCTCAACACCAGCCGGGGACGCACCGGGTTCGCCGCCCGCCCCATGCCGCGGACGTGGCCCGACTACCCGTCGGCGGACCTCGTGGCCGGATACCTCGCCGACTACGCCGACGCCTTCGGGGTGACCGGGCACATCCGGTTCGGCACCGACGTCACCTCGGTGGAGCGCACGGAGGACGGCCGCTGGGAGGTGGCCGCCGGCCGGGACACCGCCCGCTACGACGCCGTCGTCGTCGCCAACGGGCACAACCGCGAACCCCGCATGCCCGCCGCGGCCTATCCGGGCGACTTCTCCGGCGTCCACATGCACGCCCGCGACTACAGCGACCCCGAACCGTTCCGGGGCCGCCGGGTCCTGGTCGTCGGCACCGGCAACTCCGCCATGGACATCGCCGTCGACGCCTCCCATGTCGCCCGCGGACCCGTCCTGCTGTCGGCCCGCCGCGGCGTCCACATCGTGCCCAAGTACCTGTTCGGGCGGCCCTCCGACGCGACCGGCGGGGCCCTGGCCGTGCTGCCCTGGCGCATCCGCCAGGCCGTCGCCCAGACCCTGCTGCGGCTGGCCGTGGGCCGCCCCCAGGACTACGGGCTGCCCGCCCCCTCCGGCGGACTGCTCCAGAACCACCCCACGGTCAGCGACACCGTCCTGAGCCGCCTCACCCACGGCGAGATCGTCGTCCGGCCGGGGATCGCGCGCTTCGAGGGCGACCGGGCGGTGTTCGCCGACGGGAGCGGGGACGCCGTCGACACTGTCGTCTGGGCCACCGGCTACCGCGTCGCCCTCCCCTTCCTCGACGAGCGCTGGACCGGCCCCGACCCCGAGCGCCTGCCCCTGTACAAGCGGGTGTTCCACCTGGACGACCCGAGCCTGGCGTTCGTCGGCCTCATGCAGTCCACCGGCGCCGCCCTGCCCGTCGTGGAGGCCCAGGGCGAACTCGTGGCCGCCCACCTGGCGGGGGAGTACGCCCTGCCCGACCCGGCCGCGCAGCGCCGGGCCGTCGCCCGCGACCTGCGCGCCGCCACCGCCCGCTGGGGCGACAGGCGCCCCATGATGCGGGTGGACTTCGACCACTACGTCGCCGACCTGCCCCGCGAGCGCGCCGCCGGGGCCAGGCGCCTGGCCGCCCGCCCCGAACGCGCCTTCGCGCCCGCCCGCCCCCAGGAGAGCCCCCGATGA
- the rpsB gene encoding 30S ribosomal protein S2, translating to MATVVTTRQLLESGVHFGHQTRRWNPKMKRFILTERNGIYIIDLQKSLAHIDRAYEFVKQTVAHGGTVLFVGTKKQAQEAIDEQARRVGMPFVNQRWLGGMLTNFSTVHKRLQRLKELEEIDFDDVAGSSLTKKELLNLRREKEKLERTLGGIRDMSRVPSAVWIVDTKKEHIAISEARKLNIPVVAILDTNCDPDEVDYPIPGNDDAIRSVSLLTRVIADAVADGLLTRSGAGEQKAAEEPLAEWEREILEGKGETADSVGAGQDTSEIPVQTPEPAAEAVAESEGATVDEAPAEETPAQDTPAAE from the coding sequence ATGGCCACAGTCGTGACGACCCGCCAGCTCCTGGAGAGCGGCGTCCACTTCGGGCACCAGACCCGTCGCTGGAACCCGAAGATGAAGCGCTTCATCCTCACGGAGCGCAACGGCATCTACATCATCGACCTCCAGAAGTCGCTGGCGCACATCGACCGCGCCTACGAGTTCGTCAAGCAGACGGTCGCCCACGGCGGCACCGTCCTGTTCGTCGGCACCAAGAAGCAGGCGCAGGAGGCCATCGACGAGCAGGCCCGCCGCGTCGGCATGCCGTTCGTCAACCAGCGCTGGCTGGGCGGCATGCTCACCAACTTCTCCACCGTCCACAAGCGGCTGCAGCGCCTGAAGGAGCTGGAGGAGATCGACTTCGACGACGTCGCCGGCTCCTCGCTCACCAAGAAGGAGCTCCTCAACCTCCGCCGCGAGAAGGAGAAGCTCGAGCGCACCCTCGGCGGTATCCGCGACATGTCCCGCGTGCCCAGCGCCGTGTGGATCGTGGACACCAAGAAGGAGCACATCGCGATCAGCGAGGCCCGGAAGCTCAACATCCCGGTCGTCGCGATCCTCGACACCAACTGCGACCCGGACGAGGTCGACTACCCGATCCCGGGTAACGACGACGCCATCCGCAGTGTCAGCCTGCTGACCCGCGTGATCGCCGACGCCGTGGCCGACGGTCTGCTGACCCGCTCCGGCGCCGGTGAGCAGAAGGCCGCCGAGGAGCCCCTGGCCGAGTGGGAGCGCGAGATCCTCGAGGGCAAGGGCGAGACCGCCGACTCCGTCGGGGCCGGCCAGGACACCTCCGAGATCCCGGTCCAGACCCCCGAGCCCGCCGCCGAGGCCGTCGCCGAGTCCGAGGGCGCCACCGTCGACGAGGCTCCGGCCGAGGAGACCCCGGCCCAGGACACCCCGGCCGCCGAGTAG
- a CDS encoding M23 family metallopeptidase has protein sequence MRNLVPLLLPVLLLLACLLPAPPAAAGADWRWPLDPAPRVLRPFDPPERPWLPGHRGADLAAEPGQEVLAAGPGRVHFAGTVAGTPVVSVSHGGLRTTYLPVETGLARGDPVAAGQVIGTVAAAPRHCPQRTCLHWGLLRGRDYLDPLSLLGPVPVRLLPRTP, from the coding sequence ATGCGGAACCTCGTGCCCCTCCTCCTTCCCGTCCTCCTCCTGCTGGCCTGCCTCCTGCCCGCTCCCCCGGCGGCCGCCGGCGCCGACTGGCGGTGGCCGCTGGACCCGGCGCCGCGGGTGCTGCGGCCCTTCGACCCGCCCGAGCGCCCCTGGCTGCCCGGCCACCGCGGCGCCGACCTGGCCGCCGAGCCCGGCCAGGAGGTCCTCGCGGCCGGCCCCGGCCGCGTCCACTTCGCCGGGACGGTCGCGGGCACGCCCGTGGTGTCGGTCTCCCACGGCGGCCTGCGCACCACCTACCTGCCGGTGGAGACCGGCCTGGCCCGCGGCGACCCGGTGGCCGCCGGGCAGGTCATCGGCACCGTCGCCGCCGCGCCGCGGCACTGCCCGCAGCGCACCTGCCTCCACTGGGGCCTGCTCCGGGGCCGGGACTACCTCGACCCGCTCTCCCTGCTGGGCCCCGTCCCCGTCCGCCTCCTCCCCCGCACCCCCTGA
- a CDS encoding DNA-processing protein DprA: MDEDEVRALAALTTVAPPGDPWLGAVLAEHGAARVWADLVAGAPPPAGPADGEAVVDRDRVALRWRRWHAQARGVDVDALLAASAAAGVRFVAPGDPEWPGRLEALDAPGGRRSHGLWVRGRGDLRNLCLRSVAIVGSRASTPYGGHVAAELAYDLAERSVVVVSGGAYGIDGAAHRAAHAAGATVVVLACGPDVDYPRGHAGMFTDIARTGVLVSERPVGLRPRAKDFLVRNRLIAALTPGTVVVEAGLRSGALNTAAHAAELHRVLMAVPGPVTSAMSAGCHLLLRDRQAACVTSAEDVLDQIGPLGGVPPGPVRVTAELAPESARVLAAVPRGGGGPAVIARACGRDLESTMRALGLLAAAGLVERCPAGWRPVR, translated from the coding sequence GTGGACGAGGACGAGGTGCGGGCCCTGGCGGCGCTGACGACGGTGGCCCCGCCCGGGGACCCGTGGCTGGGGGCGGTGCTCGCCGAACACGGGGCGGCGCGGGTGTGGGCGGACCTGGTGGCCGGGGCACCGCCGCCGGCCGGACCGGCGGACGGGGAGGCGGTCGTGGACCGGGACCGGGTGGCGCTGCGCTGGCGGCGCTGGCACGCGCAGGCCCGCGGGGTGGACGTCGACGCCCTGCTGGCGGCCTCGGCCGCGGCCGGGGTCAGGTTCGTGGCGCCGGGGGACCCCGAGTGGCCCGGCAGGCTGGAGGCGCTGGACGCCCCCGGCGGCCGCCGCTCGCACGGACTGTGGGTGCGCGGCCGCGGCGACCTGCGCAACCTGTGCCTGCGCTCGGTGGCGATCGTCGGCTCCCGGGCGTCCACCCCCTACGGCGGGCACGTCGCCGCCGAACTCGCCTACGACCTGGCCGAGCGCTCCGTCGTGGTGGTGTCCGGCGGGGCCTACGGCATCGACGGCGCCGCGCACCGGGCCGCCCACGCGGCGGGCGCCACCGTGGTCGTGCTCGCCTGCGGGCCGGACGTGGACTACCCGCGCGGCCACGCCGGGATGTTCACCGACATCGCCCGCACCGGGGTCCTGGTGAGCGAGCGCCCCGTCGGCCTGCGCCCGCGGGCCAAGGACTTCCTGGTCCGCAACCGGCTCATCGCCGCGCTCACCCCCGGCACCGTGGTGGTCGAGGCCGGGCTGCGCAGCGGGGCGCTCAACACCGCCGCGCACGCCGCCGAGCTGCACCGGGTGCTCATGGCCGTCCCCGGACCGGTCACCTCGGCGATGTCCGCGGGCTGCCACCTGCTACTGCGCGACCGGCAGGCGGCCTGCGTCACGAGCGCCGAGGACGTGCTCGACCAGATCGGGCCCCTGGGCGGGGTCCCGCCCGGCCCGGTGCGGGTCACCGCAGAGCTGGCGCCCGAGAGCGCCCGGGTGCTGGCCGCCGTCCCCCGCGGCGGGGGCGGGCCCGCCGTCATCGCCCGGGCCTGCGGCCGGGACCTGGAGTCCACCATGCGGGCGCTGGGACTGCTGGCCGCCGCCGGGCTCGTGGAGCGCTGCCCCGCCGGGTGGCGGCCCGTCCGGTGA
- the tsf gene encoding translation elongation factor Ts, whose translation MANFTAADVKKLRDMTGAGMMDCKKALTEADGDFDKAVEALRIKGAKSVDKRAGRTAAQGTVVLRQQGEGKATLIELNCETDFVAKNAQFIELADQVADFVAAQDSDDLATVAAAEIEPGKTLQGYIEEKSAIIGEKLEFRRFAKFDGAYVSAYLHKSDPDLPPTMGVLVELDKADEEVGKDLAQQIAAMAPQYVSKDEVPAEVVENERRIAEQTTREEGKPEQAIPKIVEGRLNGFFKDVTLLGQPFVKENKKSVQQVVDAAGVTVKRFARFKVGQA comes from the coding sequence ATGGCGAACTTCACCGCCGCGGACGTCAAGAAGCTGCGCGACATGACCGGCGCGGGCATGATGGACTGCAAGAAGGCCCTGACCGAGGCCGACGGCGACTTCGACAAGGCCGTCGAGGCCCTGCGCATCAAGGGCGCCAAGTCCGTCGACAAGCGCGCGGGCCGCACCGCCGCCCAGGGCACGGTCGTCCTCCGCCAGCAGGGCGAGGGCAAGGCCACCCTCATCGAGCTCAACTGCGAGACCGACTTCGTCGCCAAGAACGCCCAGTTCATCGAGCTGGCCGACCAGGTCGCCGACTTCGTCGCCGCCCAGGACAGCGACGACCTCGCCACCGTCGCCGCCGCCGAGATCGAGCCCGGGAAGACCCTCCAGGGCTACATCGAGGAGAAGAGCGCGATCATCGGCGAGAAGCTGGAGTTCCGCCGCTTCGCCAAGTTCGACGGCGCCTACGTCTCCGCCTACCTGCACAAGTCCGACCCGGACCTGCCCCCGACCATGGGCGTCCTGGTCGAGCTGGACAAGGCGGACGAGGAGGTCGGCAAGGACCTCGCGCAGCAGATCGCTGCGATGGCCCCGCAGTACGTCTCCAAGGACGAGGTGCCCGCCGAGGTCGTCGAGAACGAGCGCCGCATCGCCGAGCAGACCACCCGCGAGGAGGGCAAGCCCGAGCAGGCGATCCCCAAGATCGTCGAGGGCCGCCTCAACGGCTTCTTCAAGGACGTGACGCTGCTCGGCCAGCCGTTCGTCAAGGAGAACAAGAAGTCGGTCCAGCAGGTCGTCGACGCCGCCGGCGTCACGGTCAAGCGCTTCGCCCGCTTCAAGGTCGGCCAGGCCTAG
- a CDS encoding RidA family protein encodes MAKPYSDALTADGPLLFISGQVPVGPAGEVAGDIGGQTRQVLSNIEAILARHGADLSHVVRLTYYLRHISDLEEFRSALLSRLPEGHRPTSTLVEVSALIDPTYMVEIDGIACLPRR; translated from the coding sequence ATGGCCAAGCCCTACAGTGACGCCCTGACCGCCGACGGCCCGCTGCTGTTCATCTCGGGCCAGGTCCCGGTGGGTCCCGCCGGAGAGGTCGCCGGGGACATCGGCGGCCAGACCCGGCAGGTCCTGAGCAACATCGAGGCGATCCTCGCCCGCCACGGCGCGGACCTGAGCCATGTGGTGCGACTCACCTACTACCTGCGGCACATCAGCGACCTGGAGGAGTTCCGCTCCGCGCTCCTGTCCCGCCTGCCCGAGGGGCACCGGCCCACCTCGACCCTGGTGGAGGTGAGCGCCCTCATCGACCCCACCTACATGGTGGAGATCGACGGCATCGCCTGCCTGCCCCGCCGGTGA
- the pyrH gene encoding UMP kinase, with amino-acid sequence MHDAGWKRVMLKLSGEAFAGGGGLGIDPEVVQYVAESIAEAVSEGIQVAVVVGGGNMFRGAQLTEGGIERGRADYMGMLGTVINCLALQDFLERLGVDTRVQTAIHMSQVAEAYIPRRAVRHLEKGRVVIFGAGLGAPFFSTDTTAAQRALEIGAQAVLKGTQVDGVYDSDPRSNPDAVKFDKLNYNEVLTRGLKVMDATAVSLCMDNGLPIVVFDLMSQGNILRAVRGEKIGTIVGPTPA; translated from the coding sequence ATGCACGACGCAGGCTGGAAGCGCGTGATGCTCAAGCTCTCCGGCGAGGCCTTCGCCGGCGGGGGCGGCCTGGGCATCGACCCGGAGGTCGTCCAGTACGTCGCCGAGTCCATCGCCGAGGCCGTGTCCGAGGGCATCCAGGTCGCGGTCGTGGTGGGCGGCGGCAACATGTTCCGCGGAGCCCAGCTCACCGAGGGCGGCATCGAGCGCGGCCGCGCCGACTACATGGGCATGCTCGGCACCGTCATCAACTGCCTCGCCCTCCAGGACTTCCTGGAGCGCCTGGGCGTGGACACCCGCGTCCAGACCGCCATCCACATGAGCCAGGTCGCCGAGGCGTACATCCCCCGCCGCGCCGTGCGCCACCTGGAGAAGGGCCGTGTGGTCATCTTCGGCGCCGGCCTGGGCGCCCCGTTCTTCTCCACCGACACGACCGCGGCCCAGCGCGCCCTGGAGATCGGCGCCCAGGCCGTCCTCAAGGGCACCCAGGTCGACGGGGTCTACGACTCCGACCCCCGGAGCAACCCGGACGCGGTCAAGTTCGACAAGCTCAACTACAACGAGGTCCTCACCCGCGGCCTCAAGGTCATGGACGCCACCGCCGTCAGCCTGTGCATGGACAATGGGCTGCCCATCGTCGTCTTCGACCTGATGAGCCAGGGCAACATCCTGCGCGCCGTCCGCGGTGAGAAGATCGGCACCATCGTCGGGCCGACCCCCGCCTGA
- a CDS encoding helix-turn-helix domain-containing protein, with amino-acid sequence MDPRGDWDGVVAVIEQVVADDRLLAATVAGVRGSVREVAALTPGDMSAHTRALLLAATRAVAARRGPTEAELGFVQELGVTRALQGVPVEAVLSAIHVAERGIWAHVREIARAHGVGAERLLDMRELYEDWAEAVRGRLITAHRETLADRERSATARDTALLLRLLEGGSAASLAAAEAGLPAELWVVTARSGEPVDSAARWERDLRGPAPVLAAEVDGLFVAVLARSPAPDALPGPAGLAGPGQPEHVSKLRRLAASALAAAEAAGRTGVVHIAGLAALAAVVERDDLAGVLARHHAPARRALGANALPVARAVRTWFECDRDVARAAEALFVHPNTVRNRLQRFAEATGTDPYTPLGAVDAWWLCRTWLLAAE; translated from the coding sequence ATGGATCCGCGGGGGGACTGGGACGGCGTGGTCGCCGTCATCGAACAGGTGGTGGCCGACGACCGGCTGCTGGCGGCGACCGTGGCCGGTGTCCGCGGCTCGGTGCGCGAGGTGGCCGCGCTCACCCCGGGCGACATGAGCGCGCACACCCGGGCTCTGCTGCTGGCCGCGACCCGGGCGGTGGCCGCCCGGCGCGGGCCCACCGAGGCCGAGCTGGGCTTCGTCCAGGAGCTCGGGGTGACCCGGGCCCTCCAGGGCGTCCCGGTGGAGGCGGTGCTGTCCGCGATCCACGTCGCCGAACGCGGGATCTGGGCGCACGTCCGGGAGATCGCCCGGGCCCACGGGGTGGGCGCCGAGCGGCTGCTCGACATGCGCGAGCTGTACGAGGACTGGGCCGAGGCGGTGCGCGGCCGCCTGATCACCGCCCACCGCGAGACCCTGGCCGACCGGGAGCGGTCCGCCACCGCCCGGGACACCGCTCTGCTGCTGCGCCTGCTGGAGGGCGGTTCGGCGGCGTCGCTGGCCGCCGCCGAGGCGGGCCTGCCCGCGGAGCTGTGGGTGGTGACGGCCCGATCCGGGGAGCCGGTGGACAGCGCCGCCCGCTGGGAGCGGGACCTGCGCGGCCCGGCGCCGGTCCTGGCGGCCGAGGTGGACGGGCTCTTCGTGGCGGTGCTGGCCCGCTCCCCCGCCCCGGACGCCCTGCCGGGGCCGGCGGGGCTGGCCGGGCCCGGGCAGCCGGAGCACGTGTCCAAGCTGCGGCGTCTGGCCGCGTCGGCGCTGGCGGCGGCCGAGGCCGCGGGCCGCACGGGGGTGGTGCACATCGCCGGCCTGGCCGCGCTGGCCGCCGTGGTGGAGCGCGACGACCTGGCCGGGGTGCTGGCGCGGCACCACGCTCCGGCCCGCCGGGCGCTCGGGGCGAACGCGCTGCCCGTGGCCCGGGCCGTGCGCACCTGGTTCGAGTGCGACCGCGACGTGGCGAGGGCCGCCGAGGCCCTGTTCGTGCACCCGAACACCGTGCGCAACCGGCTCCAGCGCTTCGCGGAGGCCACCGGGACGGACCCGTACACACCGCTGGGCGCGGTGGACGCCTGGTGGCTGTGCCGGACCTGGCTGCTCGCCGCCGAGTGA